One Candidatus Binatia bacterium genomic window carries:
- the recA gene encoding recombinase RecA, which yields MTVDADRARALDLAVSQIEKQFGKGAIMKLGEHGHVRDIDVVSTGSLGLDIALGVGGLPRGRVVEIFGPESSGKTTLALQVVAEAQKTGGVGAFIDAEHALDISYARHLGVRIEDLLISQPDNGEQALEIAETLVRSGAVDVLVVDSVAALVPRAELEGDMGDPQMGLQARLMSQALRKLTATISRSHTILIFINQIRMKIGVMFGNPETTTGGNALKFYSTVRLDIRRVGAIKQGDAVIGSRTKVRVVKNKVAPPFKDAEFDILYGTGISHEGELVDLGAEAGIVEKSGAWYAFENERIGQGRENTKDFLRQHPDVARAIELKIRAGSGVPSPAESEGQRPEGESPRAEPPKTDAKKTSKAT from the coding sequence ATGACAGTAGATGCGGATCGCGCGCGGGCGCTCGACTTGGCCGTCAGTCAGATTGAAAAACAGTTCGGCAAGGGCGCCATCATGAAGCTCGGCGAGCACGGACATGTGCGAGACATCGACGTGGTCTCCACGGGATCGCTCGGCCTCGACATCGCCCTAGGCGTGGGCGGCCTGCCCCGCGGCCGCGTCGTCGAGATCTTCGGACCAGAGTCCTCCGGCAAGACCACGCTCGCGTTGCAGGTGGTCGCCGAGGCCCAGAAGACGGGCGGCGTCGGTGCTTTCATCGATGCCGAACATGCCCTCGACATCAGTTACGCCCGCCACCTCGGTGTGAGGATCGAGGACCTCCTCATCTCGCAGCCAGACAACGGCGAGCAGGCCTTGGAGATTGCCGAGACCCTGGTGCGCAGCGGCGCCGTCGATGTCCTGGTGGTCGATTCGGTGGCTGCCCTGGTACCACGGGCGGAGCTGGAAGGCGACATGGGCGACCCGCAGATGGGATTGCAGGCGCGCCTCATGTCGCAGGCTCTGCGCAAGTTGACCGCCACCATTTCCCGTTCGCACACCATTCTCATTTTCATCAACCAGATCCGCATGAAGATCGGCGTCATGTTCGGCAACCCGGAGACCACCACCGGTGGCAACGCTTTGAAATTTTACTCGACCGTGCGTCTCGACATCCGCCGTGTCGGCGCCATCAAGCAGGGCGACGCGGTAATCGGGAGCCGCACCAAAGTGCGGGTGGTGAAGAACAAGGTCGCACCCCCTTTCAAAGACGCCGAGTTCGACATCCTGTACGGTACCGGCATTTCGCATGAAGGCGAGCTGGTCGATCTGGGCGCCGAGGCCGGCATCGTCGAAAAGAGCGGGGCCTGGTACGCCTTCGAGAACGAACGCATCGGGCAGGGACGTGAGAACACGAAGGACTTTCTGCGCCAGCACCCCGATGTGGCGCGAGCCATCGAGCTGAAGATTCGCGCCGGCTCCGGGGTGCCGAGCCCTGCTGAGTCCGAAGGGCAGCGCCCCGAAGGCGAATCACCGCGTGCCGAACCGCCAAAAACTGACGCAAAGAAGACAAGCAAAGCGACGTAA
- a CDS encoding regulatory protein RecX has translation MARLETRKSKSKSNASEVAERAWQHAIRLLAARDRSEQEIRDRLAAGGETAATITATVRRLRQRRYLDDQRLALGAGEHAVRRGYGSEYLRAQLGHKGVADRLIDEAVEAAYTDEIGLARRVLARKFPVEPQRPAERAKAARFLLRRGFPESVVFAILDEAC, from the coding sequence ATGGCTCGGTTGGAGACTCGAAAGTCAAAGTCGAAATCGAACGCTTCTGAGGTCGCCGAGCGCGCCTGGCAGCACGCCATTCGGCTCCTGGCGGCGCGTGACCGCAGCGAACAGGAGATTCGGGACCGGCTGGCTGCAGGTGGCGAGACGGCGGCGACCATCACGGCGACCGTGCGCCGCTTGCGCCAGCGGCGTTATCTCGACGATCAGCGCTTGGCGCTCGGAGCCGGCGAACACGCCGTCCGCCGCGGCTACGGCAGCGAGTACCTGCGAGCCCAGCTGGGACACAAAGGCGTGGCCGACCGGCTGATCGACGAGGCGGTTGAGGCGGCTTATACGGATGAAATCGGATTGGCGAGACGGGTGCTGGCGCGAAAGTTCCCCGTGGAGCCGCAACGGCCGGCAGAGCGGGCGAAAGCCGCACGTTTCCTGTTGCGCCGAGGCTTTCCCGAAAGCGTCGTGTTCGCCATTCTAGACGAGGCCTGCTAA
- the thpR gene encoding RNA 2',3'-cyclic phosphodiesterase — MGAEEGERIRSFIAVDLEEPVRAALRRLLDQAAQLKCDVRWVRGEGLHVTLKFLGWVEAARLEQVHSALAAAVAGRPALHVRAHGLGAFPTLRRPRVLWVGLESEGLAELAVGVETAMTRVGFEPEKRAFTPHITLGRVNGTRGWSRVEELFKIHMSDDFGASHVDAVTIYRSTLRPDGAVYTPLWTIPLGRNKEVPQ, encoded by the coding sequence ATGGGCGCAGAGGAAGGCGAACGCATTCGGAGTTTCATCGCCGTGGATCTGGAGGAACCGGTGCGCGCCGCGCTGCGCCGGCTGCTCGACCAGGCGGCTCAGCTCAAGTGCGATGTGCGGTGGGTTCGCGGCGAAGGGCTGCACGTGACGCTGAAGTTTCTGGGATGGGTGGAAGCAGCGCGCTTAGAGCAGGTTCACAGCGCGCTGGCCGCCGCGGTCGCTGGCCGACCGGCGCTGCACGTCCGGGCGCATGGTCTTGGGGCGTTTCCGACTTTACGCCGGCCGCGTGTCCTGTGGGTGGGTCTGGAAAGCGAGGGGTTAGCCGAACTGGCGGTGGGTGTCGAGACGGCGATGACCCGGGTGGGGTTCGAACCGGAGAAGCGCGCCTTTACGCCGCATATCACGCTGGGACGCGTCAATGGCACGCGCGGCTGGTCACGTGTGGAGGAACTCTTCAAGATACATATGTCTGATGACTTTGGAGCCAGCCACGTCGACGCGGTGACAATCTACCGCAGCACGCTGCGGCCCGACGGCGCGGTGTACACGCCGCTCTGGACAATTCCGCTCGGCCGGAATAAAGAGGTGCCACAATGA
- a CDS encoding type IV pilus twitching motility protein PilT, whose protein sequence is MELQDILRTAVRLGASDVLLKAGAPPGVRMHGDLVPLPDAEPITHEALQGTVDEMLDEFHHKRLAIDLQADLAYETPELGRFRVNVFRQRGEFSVVIRIIPSRIRSIAELNLPTVVERIASERRGLVLVTGTTGSGKSTTLATMVDYINQTRRCHIITIEDPIEYEHADRLSFVNQREVGYDAVSFPSALKAALRQNPDVILVGEMRDLETIETAILAAETGHLVMSTLHTLDAPETITRAISAFPEHQRDQVRLILASVIRGIISQRLIPRADGVGMVPAVEVLVSTARVREYIADKEKLRDLCEVIAQGHISYGMQTFDQSLMALLRDGLITHDEALANATNPADFELKLRGIASTSDSRWDDFERHGSVGDSKVKVEIERF, encoded by the coding sequence ATGGAACTCCAGGACATTCTTCGAACGGCCGTGCGGTTGGGCGCTTCAGACGTTCTGCTCAAAGCGGGCGCGCCCCCCGGGGTGCGCATGCACGGGGACCTTGTGCCGCTGCCCGACGCGGAGCCGATTACTCATGAGGCGCTGCAAGGCACGGTGGACGAGATGCTGGATGAGTTTCACCACAAGCGGCTCGCCATTGACCTCCAAGCCGACCTGGCATACGAAACGCCCGAATTAGGGCGGTTTCGCGTCAACGTGTTTCGTCAGCGCGGCGAATTCAGCGTCGTCATTCGCATCATCCCCTCCCGTATCCGCTCGATTGCGGAACTGAACCTGCCCACGGTGGTGGAACGCATCGCGAGCGAGCGCAGGGGCCTGGTATTGGTCACCGGCACGACGGGCAGTGGCAAGAGCACGACGCTGGCGACTATGGTGGATTACATCAATCAAACACGCCGGTGTCACATCATCACCATCGAGGATCCGATCGAGTACGAGCATGCCGATCGGTTGAGCTTCGTGAACCAGCGCGAGGTCGGTTACGACGCCGTGAGTTTTCCCAGCGCGCTCAAGGCGGCGTTGCGGCAAAACCCGGACGTGATTCTGGTGGGCGAGATGCGGGATCTGGAAACCATCGAGACCGCCATTCTCGCCGCGGAGACCGGCCATCTCGTGATGAGCACGCTGCACACCTTGGATGCACCCGAAACGATCACACGGGCAATCAGCGCCTTCCCCGAGCATCAACGCGACCAAGTCCGCCTGATCTTGGCCAGTGTGATCCGCGGCATCATCAGCCAGCGCTTGATCCCACGCGCGGACGGAGTCGGAATGGTGCCGGCCGTCGAGGTGTTGGTGTCGACAGCACGCGTGCGGGAATATATTGCGGACAAAGAGAAGCTGCGCGATTTGTGCGAGGTCATCGCCCAGGGGCACATTTCCTATGGCATGCAGACGTTCGATCAGTCGCTGATGGCGCTGCTCCGCGACGGCCTGATCACGCATGATGAGGCCCTGGCGAACGCGACCAACCCCGCCGATTTCGAGTTGAAATTGCGGGGCATTGCTTCCACCAGCGACAGCCGCTGGGACGATTTCGAACGCCATGGCTCGGTTGGAGACTCGAAAGTCAAAGTCGAAATCGAACGCTTCTGA